From a single Raphanus sativus cultivar WK10039 chromosome 3, ASM80110v3, whole genome shotgun sequence genomic region:
- the LOC108845892 gene encoding uncharacterized protein LOC108845892 has translation MGTRQVYEEKLRRANLEYDPTMNPGLGSARCPRCLSLLTPNQEKGEWTITPVLHDAAAVAGSGIGGLLSAVNAFNTGIPYLQNRFPGSKRLSFLVGVPLLLGYSGLGAAFGGYALPKFAQLTVTSYYASSSASHYVISMLTRRIEDAHLSRTRKEEVK, from the exons ATGGGAACTAGACAAGTATATGAAGAGAAGCTGAGACGTGCGAATCTTGAGTATGATCCGACCATGAACCCTGGTCTTGGTTCCGCTCGCTGTCCTCGTTGCCTTTCTCTCTTAACCCCTAATCAA GAGAAAGGAGAGTGGACCATAACTCCAGTTCTGCACGATGCTGCTGCTGTG GCTGGTTCTGGTATTGGTGGCCTGCTTAGTGCCGTCAATGCTTTCAACACAG GGATCCCCTATCTTCAAAATCGGTTTCCCGGGTCAAAGCGTCTCTCTTTCCTTGTTGGG GTTCCATTGCTACTAGGGTATTCAGGTTTAGGAGCTGCCTTTGGAG GATATGCACTTCCCAAGTTTGCTCAGCTGACAGTTACCTCGTATTATGCATCTTCAAGCGCTTCACATTATGTGATCTCTATGCTCACCCGCCGCATCGAAGACGCTCATCTCTCTCGAACTCGGAAAGAAGAGGTCAAATGA
- the LOC108846286 gene encoding uncharacterized protein LOC108846286 yields the protein MPCLAHRNEHYSSGFWSKDVDGVSYNQLHKFWCELSREGRQELLRIDRQAVLEQARKNMCCSKCIGLLLEDFLQIVSSGKQSLKHKGDLPCNRSGALRDQSKVASHRCSGELQDPGVHLWGGLTATRDGLLTVLDCYLYAKSFKGLQNVFESGRARERERELLYPHACGRSQGMIGYGKSHGTTRETCALHTTRLSCDTLVAFLSALEEESRQSLLRMKEEDFIERLTNRFKCKKFCKDCRRNVIREFKELKELKRMQREPQCTDWFCVADTAIQYEVGIDYVRADWSQYFRENDGYQYIEWAIGTEEWETDILKYQYVGNDGSGQVNGLDLRGLRQCYITVRAFKDNGRSSEISVKAHALRGLKQQCVHSWFVAGDGFFSVKRGDCIRVLFEHAEDVEEQEDEVLVDKDGNEVGGECLRPQKHAKTPELAREFLLDAAAVIFREQVEKAYRESRARENAHSIFVCLSTKLLEQRVHIACKEIVTLENQKRLVEEEEKEKLEEEERKGRKRTKEREKKNRRKERLKEKEQKKNPKFSDKVVLSREEAGFLDLDEEMNSSVSCEEEAATETGDVDLSPPEDQGGDCLDGWKRVSYNKGSRQEVTTHYCEEDGKGCFTTKEVGKKMEEVGIREKKNDDMYSKDPMMMSRTSSSDNCSSCLSEGDSNESPSMSDSDDVSQHSEGREDLVSTENYMPDCHQKMTEKNIDERDLLRIKNMSNLPADNMVPSVDTGSSYLSQPQTMMFPQRPPVFQAPGYYHQAPVSWSAAPAKGLMPFPPHPNPIEPLGYGTPLNHSATPFFNSKTAPLFHPYQAQTLEPLEHSYLKEAADERKDMETPSSRGPQTDSDKNFSLFHFGGPVALSTGSKSGNHVFGDLTGNCKNKKEERRVGEEYNLFAKNNSLRFYIF from the exons ATGCCGTGTTTAGCACACAGGAATGAGCATTACTCTTCTGGGTTTTGGTCCAAGGACGTTGATGGCGTCAGCTACAATCAACTTCACAAG TTTTGGTGCGAGTTGTCTCGGGAAGGTAGACAGGAGCTTCTCAGGATTGATAGGCAGGCTGTTCTTGAGCAAGCTCGTAAGAACATGTGTTGTTCTAAATGCATTGGCCTGCTGCTTGAAGACTTCTTGCAGATTGTTTCAAGCGGGAAGCAGTCCTTGAAACATAAAGGAGATCTTCCATGCAACAGATCAGGAGCTTTAAGAGATCAGAGTAAGGTTGCTAGTCACAGATGTAGCGGTGAGTTGCAAGACCCCGGTGTTCATCTATGGGGAGGTCTCACCGCAACACGCGATGGATTACTCACAGTTCTTGACTGCTATTTGTATGCAAAATCTTTCAAAGGGCTTCAGAAC GTGTTTGAAAGTGGCAGAGCTCGCGAGAGGGAACGTGAGTTGCTCTATCCTCATGCTTGTGGAAGAAGTCAAGGGATGATTGGTTATGGTAAAAGCCATGGAACAACAAGAGAAACATGTGCTTTACATACCACAAGGCTCTCTTGTGATACATTAGTAGCATTTTTGTCTGCGCTTGAAGAGGAAAGTAGACAATCACTTTTGAGGATGAAAGAAGAGGATTTCATTGAAAGACTAACCAACAG ATTCAAATGCAAGAAGTTTTGTAAAGACTGCAGAAGAAATGTTATTAGGGAGTTTAAAGAGCTTAAGGAACTTAAACGAATGCAGAGAGAACCACAATGTACCGACTGGTTTTGTGTTGCCGACACAGCCATTCAGTATGAG GTGGGCATTGATTACGTCAGAGCAGATTGGAGTCAATATTTTAGAGAGAATGATGGATATCAGTACATCGAGTGGGCTATTGGAACTGAAGAATGGGAAACCGATATCCTCAAGTACCAATATGTAGGCAATGATGGGAGCGGGCAAGTCAATGGCCTAGACCTTCGTGGATTACGCCAATGCTACATCACTGTCAGGGCTTTTAAAGACAATGGCCGCAGCTCTGAGATATCAGTCAAAGCCCATGCATTGAGAGGCCTAAAACAACAATGCGTTCACTCATGGTTTGTGGCTGGAGATGGGTTCTTTTCGGTTAAAAGAGGGGACTGTATAAGAGTGCTTTTTGAGCATGCTGAAGATGTGGAGGAACAAGAG GATGAAGTCCTGGTTGATAAAGATGGGAATGAGGTTGGTGGTGAGTGCTTGCGTCCACAGAAGCATGCTAAGACTCCAGAACTAGCTCGAGAGTTTCTTTTAGATGCTGCAGCTGTTATTTTTAGGGAGCAG GTTGAAAAGGCATATAGGGAGAGTAGAGCCCGTGAAAATGCACACAGTATATTTGTATGCCTTTCAACTAAGCTATTAGAGCAACGTGTTCACATTGCCTGCAAGGAGATTGTCACCTTGGAGAATCAG AAAAGACTTGtcgaggaagaagagaaagaaaagctTGAAGAAGAGGAGCGAAAAGGAAGGAAAAGAACAAAGGAAAGGGAGAAAAAAAATCGCAGGAAGGAGAGGTTGAAGGAAAAAGAGCAGAAGAAGAATCCAAAGTTTAGTGATAAAGTAGTTTTGTCAAGGGAAGAAGCAGGGTTCCTGGATCTTGATGAGGAAATGAACAGTAGTGTAAGCTGCGAGGAGGAGGCAGCAACTGAAACTGGAGATGTAGATCTGTCTCCACCTGAGGATCAAGGTGGAGATTGTTTGGATGGTTGGAAACGGGTGAGTTACAACAAAGGAAGTAGGCAAGAAGTTACAACCCACTATtgtgaagaagatggaaagggGTGCTTTACAACAAAGGAAGTAGGCAAGAAGATGGAGGAAGTTGGcataagagagaagaagaatgaTGACATGTACTCCAAAGATCCTATGATGATGAGTAGAACCTCAAGTTCAGATAACTGCTCTTCATGTCTTAGTGAAGGAGATAGCAACGAATCCCCCTCTATGTCTGATTCTGATGATGTCAGTCAGCACTCTGAAGGAAGAGAGGATCTAGTGTCTACTGAAAACTATATGCCTGACTGTCACCAGAAGATGACAGAGAAGAATATTGATGAAAGAGACCTTTTAAGAATTAAGAATATGTCTAATCTTCCAGCTGATAATATGGTACCCAGTGTTGATACTGGTTCCTCCTACCTGTCCCAGCCACAAACCATGATGTTTCCCCAAAGGCCTCCAGTCTTCCAGGCTCCTGGTTACTACCATCAAGCTCCTGTCTCTTGGTCTGCAGCTCCAGCCAAAGGACTAATGCCATTCCCTCCTCATCCGAACCCCATTGAACCTCTTGGATATGGGACCCCATTGAACCATTCAGCAACCCCTTTCTTCAACTCCAAGACAGCTCCACTTTTTCATCCGTACCAAGCTCAGACTCTTGAGCCATTGGAACACAGTTATCTGAAGGAAGCAGCAGATGAAAGGAAAGACATGGAAACTCCAAGCAGTAGAGGTCCCCAAACTGATAGTGACAAAAACTTCTCCTTGTTCCACTTTGGTGGTCCGGTTGCTCTGTCTACAGGAAGTAAGTCAGGAAATCATGTTTTTGGTGATCTCACCGGCAATTGCAAGAATAAGAAAGAAGAGAGGAGAGTAGGTGAAGAGTACAACTTGTTTGCAAAAAATAACAGTTTGAGGTTTTATATCTTCTAA
- the LOC108846323 gene encoding zinc finger protein 8 translates to MEETNGQRETHNFMNVNVESFSQLPFIHRTRTPPKDKTSMIRLFGQELVRDNPRQEAFSPDPCETTTTKINHEKNVKEDNKDKDNISNRRFECHYCFRKFPTSQALGGHQNAHKRERQHAKRGSMTPYLDHHHYYQPEPHHVYGFLNNYHHRHYPSWTTEARFYGGGGGGGGLQQMPSYYSGTLLPPSSSSSSSTPPTINGSPLGFWRVPSSTSTNAIHGVYSASPALAFRAHDQESREPSWPYKLMKPNVKDHLSLDLHL, encoded by the coding sequence ATGGAAGAAACCAATGGACAAAGAGAAACTCACAACTTCATGAACGTCAATGTTGAATCCTTTTCTCAGCTTCCGTTCATCCACCGTACCCGTACTCCTCCCAAAGATAAAACCTCCATGATTCGTCTCTTCGGCCAAGAGCTCGTTAGAGATAACCCTCGACAAGAAGCCTTCTCTCCAGATCCTTGTGAAACTACAACAACCAAGATCAACCATGAGAAGAATGTCAAGGAAGATAATAAGGACAAGGACAACATCAGTAACAGGAGATTCGAGTGTCACTACTGTTTCAGAAAATTCCCGACTTCTCAAGCCCTAGGTGGACACCAAAACGCTCACAAACGAGAACGCCAACACGCCAAACGCGGTTCCATGACCCCATACCTTGATCACCATCATTATTATCAGCCTGAGCCTCACCACGTCTACGGCTTCCTCAACAACTATCACCACCGTCACTATCCCTCGTGGACGACGGAAGCTAGATTctacggtggtggtggtggtggtggtggactACAACAAATGCCATCATATTACTCAGGcactcttcttcctccttcttcttcttcttcttcttctaccccACCGACGATCAACGGAAGTCCTTTAGGTTTCTGGCGTGTACCGTCTTCCACGTCAACAAACGCTATTCATGGAGTTTACTCAGCTTCACCAGCTTTAGCGTTTAGGGCCCATGACCAAGAGAGTAGGGAACCGAGTTGGCCCTACAAATTGATGAAACCTAATGTGAAAGATCATTTGAGTCTCGATCTTCATCTTTGA